The following proteins come from a genomic window of Gossypium raimondii isolate GPD5lz chromosome 5, ASM2569854v1, whole genome shotgun sequence:
- the LOC105765978 gene encoding uncharacterized protein LOC105765978: MIRWWISSFQLAELFISSVVHLLYGFYVYSTAVAADLSQALSECVFKSNVSLEVKKQDPSKSTVDDLPPIVLVHGIFGFGKGKFGSFSYFGGAEKKDERVLVPDLGSLTSIYDRARELFYYLKGGRVDYGERHSKTCGHSRFGRIYEQGHYPQWDEDHPIHFVGHSAGAQVVRVLQQMLADKAFEGYENTSENWVLSITALSGAFNGTTRTYLDGMLPEDGQNMKPLCLLQLCRLGVIIYDWLDIPLLKAYYNFGFDHFNLSWRKAGLWGLVDCLLGNAGPWATGDWILPDLTIQGSIKLNSNLQTFPNSFYFSYATKRTRKILGVTVPSGILGIHPMLFMRVLQMSLYRYPTDVPPPYKGYRDEDWQDNDGALNTISMTHPRLPIEHPSCSIVNDSDCQPLQPGIWYYKIVEADHIFFILNRERAGVQFDLMYDNIFERCRKHIFRKTSQTLPNEAP; this comes from the exons ATGATAAGATGGtggatttcttcttttcaattaGCTGAGCTGTTTATTAGCTCGGTGGTTCATCTTTTATATGGGTTTTATGTGTACAGCACTGCTGTTGCTGCGGACCTTTCACAGGCTTTGAGTGAATGTGTTTTCAAGTCTAATGTAAGTTTAGAGGTGAAAAAGCAAGATCCCAGTAAGTCTACTGTTGATGATCTGCCTCCTATTGTTTTGGTTCATGGCATTTTTGGATTTGGCAAAGGA AAATTCGGAAGCTTTTCATATTTTGGAGGGGCTGAAAAGAAAGATGAGAGGGTTCTTGTGCCTGATTTGGGGTCTCTCACCAGCATATATGATAG GGCTCGTGAATTGTTCTATTATTTGAAAGGTGGGAGAGTTGATTATGGTGAACGACATAGCAAGACTTGTGGCCACTCTCGGTTTGGTCGAATTTATGAACAAG GGCATTACCCACAATGGGATGAAGATCACCCTATTCACTTTGTTGGCCATTCAGCTGGTGCTCAGGTTGTGCGTGTCTTGCAGCAGATGCTTGCTGATAAG GCATTCGAGGGATATGAGAATACTTCTGAGAATTGGGTGTTAAGCATAACAGCCTTATCCGGGGCTTTCAATGGGACTACAAGAACTTATTTAGATGGCATGCT GCCGGAAGATGGGCAAAATATGAAACCTTTATGTCTGCTGCAGCTATGCCGCTTAGGAGTTATAATATATGACTGGTTGGACATCCCCTTGCTAAAGGCCTATTACAATTTCGGGTTTGATCACTTTAACTTGTCATGGAGAAAAGCAGGTCTTTGGGGTCTTGTTGATTGCCTCTTGGGGAATGCAGGTCCCTGGGCTACTGGAGATTGGATCCTTCCTGATCTTACGATTCAGGGATCGATAAAACTGAACAGTAATCTGCAAACCTTTCCGAATTCGTTCTATTTCAGCTATGCTACAAAACGTACAAGGAAGATCCTTGGTGTCACAGTTCCTTCTGGCATTCTTGGTATTCATCCTATGCTTTTTATGCGAGTTCTACAGATGAGCCTGTATCGATATCCTACCGATGTTCCTCCACCGTATAAAGGCTACCG GGACGAGGATTGGCAGGACAACGATGGAGCACTTAATACGATATCCATGACTCACCCTCGTCTCCCGATAGAACACCCAAGCTGTTCCATTGTGAATGATTCTGATTGCCAACCTTTGCAGCCAGGCATATG GTATTACAAGATTGTAGAGGCAGAtcacatatttttcatattgaATAGAGAAAGGGCAGGTGTTCAATTTGATCTTATGTACGACAACATTTTTGAGCGTTGCAGAAAACATATTTTTAGGAAGACTTCACAAACTTTACCCAATGAAGCTCCATGA